The sequence TGAAACGCTCCAGATCCAGGAAGCAGCCGCCCAGAAGATCGAGGTCGAACCCGAAGAGATTGAGCAGACCTACACCCGGATCGCCGGCCAGAACTTTGGCCAGGATCCGAAGGCCATGGAAGCCTACCTTACCAAAATCGGCTCGTCGCCCGCCTCGCTCAAGCGCCAGATCCGTGGCGAGCTTTCGTGGCAGCGGCTGCTGCGCCGCAACGTCCAGCCCTTCGTTAACGTGTCCGATGATGAAGTGCGCGAAGTGCTGAAGCGGATGCAGGATTCCAAGGGCACCGAAGAATACCGCGTTGGCGAAATCTTCCTCTCCGCCACGGCCGAAAATCGCGAAGCCGTGCTGGCCAACGCGACCCGCATCGTCGAACAGCTCCGCCAGGGCGGCAGCTTTGTCGGCTATGCCCGCCAGTTCTCCGAAGCCTCGACCGCCTCGGTCGGAGGTGACCTCGGCTGGGTCCGCCTGGGCCAATTGCCGGCTGAACTCGGCACCGCGCTGCAAAGCCTGCAGACCGGCCAGCTGGCCGGCCCGATCGAGATTCGCGGCGGTTTTTCGATCGTTGCGCTGATTGACAAGCGCCAGGTCCTGACCGCCGATCCGCGCGACGCAGTGCTCAGCCTCAAGCAGCTTTCGATCAGCTTCCCGCCCGGCACGACCGAGGCCCAGGCTACGGCCAAGGCCCGCGCTTTCGCTGATGCGGTCCGCGCCGCGCGCGGTTGCGGCACGGTAGATGCGATTGCCCAGCAGCAGGGCGCCGAAGTGGTTACCAATGACCAGATCAAGGCGCGTGACCTGCCCGGGCCGCTGCAAAATCTGGTCCTGGGCATGACGCTGGGCGAAGTGACCCCGCCCTTCGGTTCGATCCAGGATGGCGTGCGTGTGCTGATGCTATGCGGCCGCGACGATCCCAAGGACGCAACCGCACCGAATTTTGAGCAGATCCAGGGCCAGATCGAAGACGAGCGCGTCAACAAGCGGGCCCAGGCCTATCTGCGCGACCTGCGGCGCGACGCCGTGATCGACTACGACTGATCGCGAAGTGAGCGAGGGGGCACTCGTCGTATCGCTGGGCGATCCGGCGGGTGTCGGACCCGAACTGATTGCGGCTGCCTGGGCCGCGCGCGAGGCCGCAATGCTGCCGCCATTCGTCGTGGCTGGCGGGGCCGAGGTCCTGGCCGCAGCCGCCCAATCGCGCGGCCTGTCGGTGCCGATCCGCGAGGTGTTCCATCCGGCCGAGGCGCTGGAGTGCTTTGAGTTTGTCCTGCCTGCGTTGGCCGGTGCCGATGGCGACTATACGCCGGGGGCGCCCAGCCGCGCCGGGGCGGAACTCGCCCTCGCCTCGCTTACCGAAGCGACCGAGCTGACCCGCAATGGCGATTGCTGGGGACTGGTCACCGCGCCAATCGCCAAGTCGCTACTGGCCGAAGTTGGGTTCGCCCATCCCGGCCAGACCGAATTTGTCGCCGCGGCCTGCGGCATTGCGGCCGAAGACGCCGTGATGATGCTGGCCGGGCCGACGCTGCGGACCGTGCCGCTGACGGTCCACGTCGCGCTCGCCGCTGTTCCAGGACTGGTCACGACCGACCTGATTGTCCGCAAGGGCCGGATCGTGGCACAAGCCCTGGCACGAGACTTCGGCATCGAACGCCCGCGCCTCGCCATTGCCGCGCTCAATCCGCATGCCGGGGAAGACGGCCGGATGGGGCATGAGGACGCCGCCGTGGTTGCCCCAGCGATTGCCGCGCTCCAGGCAGAAGGCATCAATGCGACCGGCCCGCACCCCGCCGACGCCCTCTTCACACCCCGCGCCCGGGCGACCTACGATGCGGCGCTGTGCATGTACCATGACCAGGCGCTGGTCCCGCTGAAAGCGCTGGACTTTGACGAAGGCGTCAACGTCACGCTGGGCCTGCCAATCGTCCGCACCAGCCCCGACCACGGCACCGCCTTCGGCATCGCCGGCCAGAACGTTGCCGATCCCGGCGCAACCATCGCCGCGATCCGCATGGCCGGTGAGATTGCCGCCCGCCGCGCCGGAGTGGATCTTGGCTGACCTGCCGCCGCTACGCGATGTCATCAACCGCCACGGCCTGTTCGCCTCCAAGGCGCTCGGCCAGAACTTCCTGTTCGATGAGCAATTGCTTGACCGGATCGCCGCGATCCCGGGCAAGCTCAAGGGCGAGCAGGTCCTCGAAGTTGGCCCTGGCCCCGGCGGCTTGACGCGTGCGCTTTTGCGGGCCGGAGCGCAGGTCACTGCAATCGAGATGGACCGGCGCTGCCTGCCCGCACTGGCCGAACTGGCCGAGGCTTTTCCCGGCCAGCTCCGGGTAATCGAGGGCGATGCGACCAAGGTCGATCACGGCCTTGAAGGCCCGTACCACGTTGTCGCCAACCTGCCCTACAATGTCGGCACAGCGCTGTTCGTTGGCTGGCTCAGCGGCGAAGGCTGGCCGCCGCAATGGGCTTCGCTGACGCTGATGTTCCAGCTTGAAGTTGCGCAGCGGATTATCGCCGAGGCGGGCAGCGATGCCTATGGCCGCCTGGCCGTGCTGGCCCAATGGCGCTCCAACGCGAAGATCGCGATGAAGGTCCACCGCAGCGCCTTCACGCCGCCGCCCAAGGTCATGAGCGCCGTGGTCCACGTCACCCCGGCCGCAATGCCGGACGGCGTTTCCGCCCGAATGCTCGAGCGCGTTACCGAAGCCGCCTTCGGCCAGCGCCGCAAGATGCTGCGCCAGAGCCTGAAGGGCCTGCCTGGTGCGCTGGAAGCGCTGGAGAGCCTCGGCATTGACCCCGCCCGCCGCGCCGAGACGCTAAGCGTGGCGGAGTTCGTCAGCCTCGCCCGGGCGCTCACTGCCTAATCCTCCCCGTTTGCACGCAGTGCAAATGGGGAGGTGGATCGCCGCAGGCGAGACGGAGGGGTAATGACGCAGCGTCCATCACCCCTCCGTCATTTGCTTCGCAAATGCCACCTCCCCATTTGAGGCTACGCCAAAAACAGGGAGGATTTTCAGGTTAGCCCTTCTTCACGCGCCGCCACTGATGCAGCAGCGGCTCGGTGTAACCGCTGGGCTGTTCCACGCCCTTGAACACCAGGTCCAGC comes from Novosphingobium ginsenosidimutans and encodes:
- a CDS encoding peptidylprolyl isomerase, which gives rise to MTPISISRRPLRYTLAIAALVLAGGAVAQNAPTTGGGFSLPENPNFFVKNDPNYRKATVVVNGEIITGTDIDQRVALLVAASGGKIDDEELKRLKLQVLRNLMDETLQIQEAAAQKIEVEPEEIEQTYTRIAGQNFGQDPKAMEAYLTKIGSSPASLKRQIRGELSWQRLLRRNVQPFVNVSDDEVREVLKRMQDSKGTEEYRVGEIFLSATAENREAVLANATRIVEQLRQGGSFVGYARQFSEASTASVGGDLGWVRLGQLPAELGTALQSLQTGQLAGPIEIRGGFSIVALIDKRQVLTADPRDAVLSLKQLSISFPPGTTEAQATAKARAFADAVRAARGCGTVDAIAQQQGAEVVTNDQIKARDLPGPLQNLVLGMTLGEVTPPFGSIQDGVRVLMLCGRDDPKDATAPNFEQIQGQIEDERVNKRAQAYLRDLRRDAVIDYD
- the pdxA gene encoding 4-hydroxythreonine-4-phosphate dehydrogenase PdxA, which produces MSEGALVVSLGDPAGVGPELIAAAWAAREAAMLPPFVVAGGAEVLAAAAQSRGLSVPIREVFHPAEALECFEFVLPALAGADGDYTPGAPSRAGAELALASLTEATELTRNGDCWGLVTAPIAKSLLAEVGFAHPGQTEFVAAACGIAAEDAVMMLAGPTLRTVPLTVHVALAAVPGLVTTDLIVRKGRIVAQALARDFGIERPRLAIAALNPHAGEDGRMGHEDAAVVAPAIAALQAEGINATGPHPADALFTPRARATYDAALCMYHDQALVPLKALDFDEGVNVTLGLPIVRTSPDHGTAFGIAGQNVADPGATIAAIRMAGEIAARRAGVDLG
- the rsmA gene encoding 16S rRNA (adenine(1518)-N(6)/adenine(1519)-N(6))-dimethyltransferase RsmA; translated protein: MADLPPLRDVINRHGLFASKALGQNFLFDEQLLDRIAAIPGKLKGEQVLEVGPGPGGLTRALLRAGAQVTAIEMDRRCLPALAELAEAFPGQLRVIEGDATKVDHGLEGPYHVVANLPYNVGTALFVGWLSGEGWPPQWASLTLMFQLEVAQRIIAEAGSDAYGRLAVLAQWRSNAKIAMKVHRSAFTPPPKVMSAVVHVTPAAMPDGVSARMLERVTEAAFGQRRKMLRQSLKGLPGALEALESLGIDPARRAETLSVAEFVSLARALTA